TGCGCAGCAGGATCGTGGCACCGACCGGCAGCCGGCCGTGGCGGATCTTGCTGAGCACCGGCGGCGCCACTTCCAGCGCGCGCGACAACGCGGCATCGTTCTTCGCCGCGAGCCGCTCGGCAAGCGCGTCGAGCAGGCGGCCCGGGTTGTAGTTGCTGCCTTCCTGATCGGCGCCGGTATTGTTGAGTACTGGTTCCATCACGTTCTCCTTGTCAATCGCTACCTGCTCGATATGCAGACGACAACGACACATATCAACAGGGTGATGACGAAAAATCAGGGGTTTTTGAGTAACGATATAAAAGATTTACACTTATCATTTCGCTAATTGGCGCAAAAGCTGTCGTGCTGCGTTTGTATCCGCCGGTAGCAATCCATTGCTCAGTCGACATCGATTTGCGCTAGAATGCCGGGCTTCGCCGGCTGCGGCGGCCCTTCCCCGCGTCCGCCCCGACGCGCCACCGATGGAGTCCGGATGTACCGAACCCGTTTTGCCGGCCCCTGGCTGGCCGCCTGCCTGCTGGCCGCGCTGCTGGTCGCGTCCCATGGCGCGTGCAGCGCCGCGCGCGCCGAACCCGGTGCGGGCACGGCGGACCCGCGCCCGGCATACATGTTCTCGCCGGTCAACCAGCACAATGTGCAGATCACGGCGGGCTACTGGAATCCCATCATGGATTACGTATCGCGGGCCAGCGGCGTGACGGTGCGGCTGAAACTGGGCCGCACCTCCGCCGATACCACCAGCTTCGTGCTCGCCCAGGAAGTGGATTTCGCCTTCACCAACCACCTGTTCGCGCCGGAACGCGAGCACATGGGCTGGCGCGTGCTGGCACGGCGCAGCGGCGCGCCCGTGCGCTCGCAGATCGTCACGCTGGCCGATTCGAAGGTGACCACCCTCGACGCGCTGGCGGGCGGCGACGTGGCATTCCCCGGCCCCGAGGCGACGATCGCCTACCAGGTCAGCCATGCCGAACTGGTGCGGCGCGCGGTGCGGGTCGACGTGGTCTTCGCCGGCAACATGGATGGCGCGTTCGCCCAGCTGGTCAGCGGCAAGGCCCGCGCGGTGGGCGCCAACTCGCAGCTGGCCGCCTCGTTCACCGCGCGCACCGGGCAACCCTTGCGCGTGCTGTGGCAATCGGAACGTTTCAACGACCTGGCCCTGATGGTATCGCCGCGCGTGCCGGCCGCCGCCGCCGAAGCCGTGGCGCGCGCCTTCACCGGCATGGCGGACGATCCGCAGGGGAGGCGCGTGCTGGACAGGGCCGCGGCGCTGGTGAAGAGCGCGCCGTTCGCATTCGTCCCCGCGACCGGGGCGGACTACGCCGCCTACCGCGACTTCCACGGCCGCGCACCGGCCGGACCGCGCTGACAATGGCCATGCCGACCATCGCCGCCCTG
Above is a window of Pseudoduganella dura DNA encoding:
- a CDS encoding phosphate/phosphite/phosphonate ABC transporter substrate-binding protein, with the translated sequence MYRTRFAGPWLAACLLAALLVASHGACSAARAEPGAGTADPRPAYMFSPVNQHNVQITAGYWNPIMDYVSRASGVTVRLKLGRTSADTTSFVLAQEVDFAFTNHLFAPEREHMGWRVLARRSGAPVRSQIVTLADSKVTTLDALAGGDVAFPGPEATIAYQVSHAELVRRAVRVDVVFAGNMDGAFAQLVSGKARAVGANSQLAASFTARTGQPLRVLWQSERFNDLALMVSPRVPAAAAEAVARAFTGMADDPQGRRVLDRAAALVKSAPFAFVPATGADYAAYRDFHGRAPAGPR